The Actinomadura graeca nucleotide sequence GCACCGCACCAAGGTCAGCAAGATCGAGCACGCGTCCCGGGCCCCGAGCGGCGAGGACGTCCGGACGTGGTGCCGGGTGTGCGGGGCCGCCGACCAGACCGCCGACCTCATCGCCGCGCTCCGCGCCGTCGAGGGCGCGTTCATCGAGTGGAGGCGGCTCCAGCGGTCCGGGCTCCGGCGCCTCCAGGAATCCCGGATGGGCCTGTACGAGCGGACCCGCGTCTTCCGGATCTACGAGCCGGGGATCATGCCCGGGCTGCTCCAGACGCCCGGCTACGTGCGGGCCGTCCTCACCAAGGTCGGCTCGTTCCGCAACAGCCCGACCGCGGACCTCGACGACGCGGTCGACGCGCGCGTCGCCCGCCAGCGGGTGCTGCGGGAGGGCGACCACCGGTTCGCGTTCCTCGTGGAGGAGTCCGCCCTGTGGAGCCGCCTCGGGGGCGCGGAGGTGCTGGCGGAGCAGCTCGCGCACCTCGTCCGCGTCACGCGGTTGCCGACGGTGTCCTTCGGGGTGATCCCGGCGGACGCCGAGCGGACGCTCTGGCCCGTCGAGGGCTTCTGGATGTTCGACCAGGAGCGCGTGTCGGTGGAGACGGTCTCAGGGTGGCTCACCATCACGCAGCCCGCCGAGATCGCCCTGTACGCGTCCGCGTTCGAGGAACTGGCCCGCCCGGCCGTCCACGGCGCGGCGGCGCGCGAGCTGATCACCAGGGTGCGGGACACCCTGCTGTGAAAGTCGCGTGCCACACTTCGGCACACCCGTGGCCGTCCGCGCGATCCCGTACCTAGCGTGTTCGTTGAGACACAGTGCGTGATCGTCAGTGAAGGGGGTTCGACGTGGAGTCCTTGGAACGGCCGCGCGAGGCCGACGCCGGGCAGGTGATCGAGCCGGACGGCGCCGGCCGGCTGGCGGGACTGGCCGGGACACTGCGCGGCCAGCGCCTGACGGCCGACATCGTGGGCGGGCGCCTGCGGGTCGCGGACGGCCCGGACGGCGAGGGCGTCGTGCTGGACTGCCGCCGCCGGGCCAGCGACGGCGACCAGTGGTGGTTCACCTGGGCGGACGGGATCTGGCTGTGCGAGGCCGACCATCCGATGGACGCGGTGGTCGCGGTGAAGGGGGCCCTGCGGCGGCCGCCGCCCCCGTGACCGCCGCCGCGGCCGCGTGCGGCACGGGTCACCGGGGTGGGCCCTGGAGCCGGGCGGCTCTCTCCAGCAGGGCCCTCTTCGCCCGCGCCGCCGCCGCCAGCCCGCTCCGGTGACGTCCGATGAGCTCTGTCTGGCGAGCGGCCTCCACGGACGACCAGACCTCGACCAGGTGACCTTCGCTCTTGCACCGGACGTCGGTGGCGGCCACGGTCCTTTCCAGCTCGGACGGGGCGCCGCCCTGGAAGCGCGGGTCCTTCGGCGGGTCGAGGGGACCGGGGTAGGCGAAGCCGTGGCCGCGCATGCACAGCGACCATCGCGCCACGGCGGAGCGGACGCGGGCGTCCCCGGCGGAGCTGTGGAAGCCCTCGTCCGACAGCGACTGCGCGAGGCCCTGGTCGGCGTGGGAGGCGCCGTAGAGCCGGTCGCGGGCCTGCCCGGCGCAGCCGCCCTTCGGGATCTCGCGTCCGTCGGGGGACCGCTCCTTGTCACCGGTCAGGACGGTCCGCTCCTCGGGCGTCGGGGGCTTGTAGGCCGCCGTGCGGCCGGGCTGTTCCAGGCGGTAGCCGCTGCTTCTCGCGCGGTCCAGGTCGGCCAGGCCGTAACGGCGTTCGTTCCAGCTCCTCAGGAGCGCCTTGCCCTGGCCGGCCACCGGCGGGAAGTCGTGTCCGAACGTGCTCATGCACTGCCGCACCACGCGGCGGTAGGCGTCGGTGACGGCGGTCGTCTCGGCGGGGGACAGCAGGTAGTCGTCCAAGGGAAGCCGGAACGTCGCCGCTTCCCGGGCGGCGGGCGAGGGTCGCGCGGCTCGCTGTCCGGGTGGCCCGGAGGAACCGCCGGAACAGCCGGAGACGAGACCTCCGAGCAGCAGATGCGCCGCCAGGACGCCTCGCAGGGTCGGAGATCGGCGGGACGGGCGTGACCACATGACGCCTTCCTCGGCGGTGGACGCGGCGGCAAGGCGGCCGGCCCGGGGGACGGGCCGGCCGCCTTGGACTCGGTGCGCGCCCGGTTTCATGCGCGCTGGAATTCCCGCGTCGTGCGAATCGGGATCAGGAGAAGTACAGCGATTCGACGTTGCCGCGGTAGGTGACGTTGAAAGCGCCGCCACTGTTGGGAACGAAACCGGCGCAGCTGCCGGTGTAGTTGACGTCGGTGCAGATGACCGCGCTCCGGGTGGCGTCGTTGTTCCGCCCGAACCTGGAGTTGTTGGCGACCACCGTGCCCTGGCCGGTGCCCGGCGACAGGTAGACGTTGTCGAAGAGGTTGGGGTCGTTGACGGCGAAGTCGGAGAAGCTCTGCGTGGCCAGAATGTTCTGGTACAGGCAGAATTCACCGCCGGTGCAGACGCCGTCCTGGTGGCCTAGGAGCGCCGATCCCGCCCGCGTGGTGTTCGCGGCGGAAGCTCCGGTGGCAGCCTGCGCGGGAGCCGGCAGAACCAGTGCGGCGATGGCTCCGATTCCGAACGCCGCGGTGACCGATCGGCGGAGCCGGCGTCGGCCCGGCTTTGTCTCGGTGGACATGACATACCCCTCTGAATGAGATCGCGATTCCGGATTCGTCTCGGTTTTTCGCCGATTGAGGTGACGCTCCTTTCGGGCGGATAGGAAATCGCTGACAGGGCAAAGATTGGCACGGGCGGCGCGCAATGGTCTTCGTGAGTCGTGAGCAACGCCGCCGGGAGCGCGGACGCCGTTGGTGAGACGTCGCAAACCGCCGCTCACCGCTGAGACGGACGCCCCTGTCGCGCGAACCCACCCGGTCTCCGGGCCCGCGGAGACCGCCGGGTGACGGTGTGCAGGCCGGGCGGTGTGATCCGGGAGAACGTCCGCGGAGGCTGAACGATGCGGGGGGTTACGCCGTACAGCCTGGTGACGTGTGACTTTCCGGGATGGAGGGGGCCGTCGCCGTGGGTGTCGAGGACGCGTCCCGACTCGTTGCCGGGTGTGCCGGGCGGCGGGGAGGCGGTGCCGTGGGCGGGCCGGGGGTGCTCGGCGAGGTGACGTTGCCGGGCGTGCGGCGGTCGGTCGCGTACGCGCGGGGCTTCGTCAGGGAACTGGCGGGCGGGTACGAGCGGCTGGACGATCTGGTGATGGTGGTGAGCGAGACGGTCGCGAACGCGATCACGCACACCGCGTCGGGGCTGGAGGGCGGCCGGGTGCGGGTGGTGCTCGCCGCCGGGCCGGACTGCTACCGGCTGGAGGTCACCGACGACGGCGCGGCCGGCGGGCGGCCGTTCGTCAAGGACGAGACCGGCGCCGAGACCGGCCGCGGGATGCGGATCGTGGCGGGCCTGGCATCGCGGTGGGGGTTCCGGACGGAGGGCGCGCGCACGGTGGTGTGGGCGGAGTTCCCGGCCCCGGCCGTGGACGGCCGCGGCCGGGAGACGGTCGGCGACCCCGGCTGAGCCGCCGCGCCGGCATCCGCCGGGCGTTGCGCCGCGTGCTCGCGCGGTGGTGGACGGCGTCGATGGCGCGATCCGTGGGGTACCGGTCGTTGACGCCATGAGGAGCGGACGGCGAGCCTGGGAGGCATGCAGCGCGTCGCGTTCGTGATCTACGAGGGGTTCCACTCGCTCGACCTGACCGGCCCGCACGAGGTGTTCCACTTCACCGGGCGGTACGAGTGCCTGGTCGTGGCGTCCGAGGCGGGTCCCGTCCGGGCGAGCAGCGGGCTGCCCGTGCACGCCTCGCACGGGGTCCGGGACGTGCCGCCGGGCGGCGTCGACACGCTGATGGTCATCGGCGGGAGGGGCGTCGACCGCGCGCGGGACGACACGGCGCTCACCGCCTGGATCGCCGCCGCCGCGAGGACGGCGCGGCGCGTCACGTCGGTGTGCAGCGGGGTGCTGCTGCTGGCCGACGCCGGGCTGCTGGACGGCCGCCGGGTCACCACGCACTGGGGCCGCGAGCGGCAGCTCAGGGACGAGTACCCGGGGCTGGCCGTCGACTGCGACCCGATCTACATCCGGGACGGGCGGTTCTGGACGTCCGCCGGGGTCACCGCGGGGATGGACCTCGCGCTCGCCCTGGTCGAGAACGACCACGGCCGGGACGTCGCGCACGCGGTGGCCCGGGAGCTGGTGATGTTCCTGCGGCGGCCCGGCAGCCAGTCGCAGTTCAGCGTCCCGCTGTGGTCGGCGCAGCCGTCCTCCGACCCGATCCGGGCGGCGGTGGCGGCGGTCCAGGCCGACCCGGGCGCCCGGCACAGCGTCGCCGACCTGGCCGGGCGGTCGGGGCTCAGCGCGCGGCACCTCCAGCGCCGGTTCACCGCCGAGCTGGGCGTGCCGCCCGCCGCGTACGTCGAGCGGGTGCGGGTGGAGGCGGCGCGGCGGGCGCTCGCGGAGGGCGAGGAGCCCGTCGAGACGCTGGCCCGCCGGCTCGGCTTCGGGACGGGCGAGACGCTGCGCCGCGCCTTCCACCGGCAGGTCGGCGTCGCCCCGTCCGACTACAGGGACCGTTTCCGAGGAATGAGGGAGTTCGCATGACCACGTACGGGCTGCTGGTCTTCGACGAGGCCGAGGAACTCGACTTCGCGGGTCCATGGGAGGTGTTCACGGCGTCGGCGATGGTGCGCGACCAGGGCGACAGGGCGATGCTCCTCGCGGAGCGGTCCGGGCCCGTCCGGTGCGCCAAGGGGCTGCGCGTCCTGCCCGACCACACCCTGGACGACCACCCGGGGCTGGACGTGCTGCTCGTCCCCGGCGGCCGGGGCGCGCGCGAGACCGAGCCGTCGAACCCGGTGGTGACGGGCTGGATCGCCGAGACCGCCGAGCGGGCCCGGTGGGTGACGAGCGTGTGCACCGGCGCGTTCCTGCTCCACGCGGCGGGTGTCGCCAAGGGGCGGCGCGTGGCCACGCACTGGTCCGCGGAGGACCGGCTGGAGTCCCTGGGCGGCGTGACCGTCGTCCGCGACGCCCGGTACGTCGTCGACGGGAACCTGGTCACCAGCCAGGGCGTGTCGGCGGGCATCGACATGGCTCTGTGGCTGATCGGGCGGATCCACGGGCGCGACCAC carries:
- a CDS encoding helix-turn-helix domain-containing protein; this encodes MSATSPSSSAQQARRALAGRLRELRLDAGLTGRDLAARAGWHRTKVSKIEHASRAPSGEDVRTWCRVCGAADQTADLIAALRAVEGAFIEWRRLQRSGLRRLQESRMGLYERTRVFRIYEPGIMPGLLQTPGYVRAVLTKVGSFRNSPTADLDDAVDARVARQRVLREGDHRFAFLVEESALWSRLGGAEVLAEQLAHLVRVTRLPTVSFGVIPADAERTLWPVEGFWMFDQERVSVETVSGWLTITQPAEIALYASAFEELARPAVHGAAARELITRVRDTLL
- a CDS encoding ATP-binding protein — protein: MGGPGVLGEVTLPGVRRSVAYARGFVRELAGGYERLDDLVMVVSETVANAITHTASGLEGGRVRVVLAAGPDCYRLEVTDDGAAGGRPFVKDETGAETGRGMRIVAGLASRWGFRTEGARTVVWAEFPAPAVDGRGRETVGDPG
- a CDS encoding GlxA family transcriptional regulator, with translation MQRVAFVIYEGFHSLDLTGPHEVFHFTGRYECLVVASEAGPVRASSGLPVHASHGVRDVPPGGVDTLMVIGGRGVDRARDDTALTAWIAAAARTARRVTSVCSGVLLLADAGLLDGRRVTTHWGRERQLRDEYPGLAVDCDPIYIRDGRFWTSAGVTAGMDLALALVENDHGRDVAHAVARELVMFLRRPGSQSQFSVPLWSAQPSSDPIRAAVAAVQADPGARHSVADLAGRSGLSARHLQRRFTAELGVPPAAYVERVRVEAARRALAEGEEPVETLARRLGFGTGETLRRAFHRQVGVAPSDYRDRFRGMREFA
- a CDS encoding DJ-1/PfpI family protein — translated: MTTYGLLVFDEAEELDFAGPWEVFTASAMVRDQGDRAMLLAERSGPVRCAKGLRVLPDHTLDDHPGLDVLLVPGGRGARETEPSNPVVTGWIAETAERARWVTSVCTGAFLLHAAGVAKGRRVATHWSAEDRLESLGGVTVVRDARYVVDGNLVTSQGVSAGIDMALWLIGRIHGRDHARTVRRYIQYDPAPPYLADEPTGRDEEPS